From Cryobacterium sp. GrIS_2_6:
TTCCGCCGCGGGGAGCGATCCCGCGTCCATCGGGAACGCCTGTTCGCCGGGGGACTGTCGATGTACATGCAACCGATCATCAGGCTGTTCGACGGGACCCTCCGTCGCGTCGAGGCCCTCGCCCGGCTGACCCTCGCCGACGGCACCGTCGTCCCGCCGGACAGCTTCGTGCAGCAGCTCAGCAGCAACGACCTCGACGAGCTCTTCCGGATCGGACTGAACGACGCCCTCGGCTGGGTCGCCCGGTGGGAGCAGGACGGACTGGCCCTCGATGTCTCGGTGAACCTGGCCCCGTCGACCCTGCGGCACCCCCGGTGCACCCGATGGGTCGCGAATGCACTGCGTCGGCACGGGCTGGCCCCGAACCGGCTCAGCCTCGAACTGCTGGAGACGCAGGAGCTGGATGCGGCTGCCTCGCGCTCCGTGCTCGAGGAGCTCACGGGCCTCGGCGTCGGGCTCGCCCTCGACGACCTAGGCTCCGGCCACAGCAGCCTGAAACGGCTCGCCCAGCTGCCGTTCGACTCGATCAAGATCGACCGCGGGCTGCTCGCCGGCGTCGCCACGAAACCGGTCGAGACGCTCAGCCTCATCGCGACCCTGTCCCAGATGGGTCGGGACATGGGCGCGGCCGTCGTTCTGGAGGGAATCGAGAACGCCGGCCTCGCGGAGGCGGCATCCGTGCTCGGAGCCTCACTCGGCCAGGGTTACTACTTCGCGCGCCCGATGCCAGCCGCGGACGTGCCTTCGTGGGCGGCAGGTTTCGGGCTGCCCGAGGGGTTCCATCTCCCGGATCAATCCGGTCAACTGCACACCGAGCTCGGCGCGCTCGCGTATCACTGGCAGTACACCCGCTGGGGATCCCCTCACCCCTTCAGCATCGACGACTGCCCCCTGACAGAGTTCATTGCCGACCGCGTCATGGCCGGAAGCGCGCCGAGCCTGTGGCATGACGTCCAACACGGACTCGGCGGCGACGATCGAGCCAGCGGCCTTCTGCTCGACTGGCTGGTCGACGCCAGCACGGGCCAGACGGGCGGGCTCAGGGCTCGCGCATAGATTCACTCGGTAACGTCGTCAGGCACCCACTGGAAAGCTCACGGACGGACCACCGAATCATGCTCGCGAAGGTAGCCGTCGTGCCCCAGCCCCAGCCCCGATCCCGGCAGGAAGGCAGCCGAACGCGCGGGATCATCATCGCCGGCGTCGCAGTCGCAGTCTGTGTCGGACTCGGCTTCGCCGGCTGGAACCTCGTGGGCCTGGGGGTCGGCGCCCTCCCCGGAACCGCGGTCACGTGCCCGACGGCCGACCCCGTCGTCGTCGGTGCGATCACCGTGCCCGCCGGGCCCGTTGCCGGCTATTGCCAGGACCGACTGGTCAACGCGGCCCACATCATAAACGCAGGGATGGACCTCGGGATCGGGACCCACACCCAGACCGTCGGGGTGATGACCGCACTGGGCGAGTCGGGCCTGCGGGTCCTCGACCACGGCGACGCGGCAGGCGCGGACAGCCGCGGGCTGTTCCAGCAGCGTGACAACGGCGCCTGGGGAACACTGGCCGACCGAATGGATCCCTACGTCTCTGCGCAAAATTTCTTCATCAAGCTGACGAAGGTCGCCGGCTGGAAGGAGATGGAGCCGACACTGCTTGCCCACGCGGTCCAGGTCAACGCCGACCCCGAACACTACGCGGCCTACTGGGCGCGGGCGGAGGACATCGTCGCGGCCCTCACGGCCCCCACGGCCCCGTGACGTCCGGGGCCGTGGCGGCAGTGAGGTCCGGGACTCAGCTGCGGCGACTGACCAGGTAGTCGAGCGCCGCGGTGTGGAGCTCGGCGTCGAAGCCGCGGGCGACCCCGTCGATCTCGACGATCGGCACGATCTGCCGCACGCTCGAGGCGAGCCAGACCGAGTCTGCAGCATGCAGCTCGTCGGGAGTGACGGTGCGGTAGGCGGTTTTCAGCCCGTTCGCCTCCGCGTACTCGAAGAAGGCGGCCTGCGCGGTACCGGCCAGAATGCCCTGGTCGGTCGACGGCGTGACGAGGTGCCTGCCGAACTGCAGCACGACTGTCGACGTCGGCCCTTCCAGGACGAACCCGTCGCTGCTGATGAAGATCACGTCGTCGGCTCCGCGGCGCTCGGCTTCGCGGTAGACCGACTTGTTCACGGCATAGGAGAGGGTCTTCGCGCCCTGCAGGAGCCAGGGGGAGGTCTGGGCGACATCGTGGCGGTAGCCACGGTCGAGGGTGACCACCTTCAGGCCGTGGGTGCGCGCTTCGGTGAAGTCGGGCTCCGGGTCGACGAAGACCCAGCCCGTGCACCGACCGGCGCCCTCGATGCCGCGGGTGAGCACGAGCTTCACTGACAGGCGCGGGTCGGTCGACGCTGCGATTCCCTGGCGGATGCCCTCGCGGTAGAGGTCGAGGCACGGGGCCGGCAGGTCGAGCAACCTGGCCGAATTGGCCAGACGGGCCAGATGCGGCTCGAGGGCCTGGCCGAAACCGTCGATGGCGTCAAGCGTTTCGAAGATGCCGTCGCCGCGGGTCACTGCGAGGTCGAGCACCGAGATCTGCGGGTCTGCCGGGTCGGCCCGGCGGACCGAGGCCGCGAGCGCGGAGGCATCCGTTCCGGTCTGGGTCGGGTCGTCCAGCATGAACAGCACGCGGGGGTCCACCCCGTCTGTGGGCGATGCGTCCGTGTTCGTCGAAACGGGATTCGTGTCTGCTGTGCTCATCGTTCTACTCCATAGTGCTCGTGGCTGATCGTGTTCTCGGAAATCCAGTCGGGCAGCACCGCGTAGCCGAGACCCGGCCCGGTGGGAACGGTCACCATGCCGTCGAGCGCGGTGACCGGGGGCTCGATGATGTCCTTCGCGTAATACTTCGCCGACGCCGACACATCGGACTGGTAGCTGAAGTCGGGCAGCGACGACAGGGCGACGTTGGCCGCGCGGCCGATGCCGAACTCGTGCATCCCACCGCACCACACCGGGATGCCCGCATCCGGGGTGCGTACGGCTGTTCGATCATGCTGAGGCCGAATTCGTCGAGGCCGCGCATCAGGGCGGTGGTCTCGTCGGTATCCGCGTAGATCCCGTTCGCGTCGACATGGACGTCCTGCTTCGGGAAGGCAGCGCGTACCGCCCGAACGGGACCGATGTCCCAGCCCGGCTTGATCGTGAGTTTCACGCGGCGGTTTCCGGCGTCGACATGGCGGCTGACCTCGGCGAACAGGCCGTCGATGGAGGATTCGATGCCGAGGGAGACAGGGAAACGCCCACTACCTTCATCGTGCTCCTTCGATGCTGCGTTCAGTGCTGCGTTCGTCCATTGTTCACTCCACGTAACTGTTCAGGATCTGGTTCAGCTGCTCCCGCTCGGCGAAGCTGCGCCGGGCTCCTTTGGCACTGGCAATACTCACGGTACTCGCCAGGTGGATGACGACGGCGACCGCCGTGGGGGAGTCGGCGTACGAGGCGCTGCTGGTCGGCACGGTCACGGTTTCGGTGGCGAAGGCTGCCACCGGAGCATCGGGGGAGTCCGTGACGGCGATAACGGTTCCGCCGGCCGCGGCGAACCGTTCGGCGACGAGCACGCTCTGCCGCTGGTACCGGCGGAACGAGAACACCACGAGCACATCGGTCGGGCGGACGTGGCTGAGGACGTCGATCGAGCGGACGGCGGCTTCGTCGATGAGGAGCACCTGAGAGAGTCCGGCCGAGAGGTCCCAGGCGAAGAGGGTCGCGTCGGCGAATGACTTGCTCGCGCCGAGCACGTACCGCCTGCGGGCGGCCACGATCCGGGCCGGCGCGCGCACGAGGGCATCGTCTTCCCCGAGGTGTGCGAAGGTCTCGGCCACGGCGGCTCTCAGTGCCTGGACGATGACGGGGGCGAGCGTCTTCGCGGGATTGTCGGACGGGATCGGCACGTGGATGACGTCGCCGTCGCGCACCGGCCGACCCCAGTGCCGGGGCAGCGTCGTTCCCAGTGCTGTGGGATCCACGACGGGGAAGCTCGGGGGGCCTGTAGGGACGTCCCCTCCGGACGAGCAGCGCAGCACTGCAGCCTAAGATTCAGGAGGGTCATCCTCAGCGGCGTCCCGCCCGTCTGCCGAGCTCCGGCAGCTGGCTGATGACTGGCCCCGAAGGACGACCCACCGATGTTGCACAAAACCAGCCTGCTCGCCGGGCTCACGGCCCTGGTCCTGCTTCCGCTCGCCCTCACCGGATGCTCGACGAACGGGAGCACCGTGACCGGATCGGATGCGGCATCCGCCGGGAAGACGACCATTGCGGTGGTCACCCACGGAAACCCGGGAGACGCGTTCTGGGACGTGGTCAAGAGCGGCGCAGAGCAGGCTGGCACCGACCTCGGCGCGACCGTGACGTACCAGGGCGACGGCGACCCCGTGCGTCAGAGCCAGCTGATCGATTCTGCCGTCGCGACGCATCCGGACGGCCTGATCGTCTCGATGGCGAACCCCGAAGGGGTCAAGGCCTCCGTCGAGAAGGCCGTGGCGGCCGGCATCCCGGTGATCACGATCAACTCGGGACTCGAGGAGTCCCTCGCCTTCGGTGCCCAGACCCACGTCGGCCAGAGCGAGTACGCCGCAGGACAAGCCGCGGGGGAGCGCCTCGCCAAGGCGGGAGCCACGAAGGTGATCTGCGTGATCCATGAGGCAGGCAACACGGGCCTCGAGGACCGCTGCCGGGGAGCCGCCGCCGGACTCGGCAGCCCGGTCACCAACGTGCAGGTCGACATCGCCAACCTCGCGGACGCCCAGAACACGATCAAGAGCACGCTCCTGGCCGACCCGACGATCGACGGTGTGCTCAGCCTGAACCCGGGCATCGCCGTCGCCGCGAGCCAGGCCATCACCGACGCGGGCAGCCACGCGCAGCTCGCGACCTTCGACGTGTCCAAAGATGTGACGAAGCTCATCGAAGCCGGCTCGATCCTGTTCGCGGTCGACCAGCAGCCCTACTCCCAGGGCTACCTTCCGGTGGTGTTCCTCACCCTGCAGAAGCGCAACGGCGACGTCGTCGGCGGCGGCCAGCCGGTGTTCTCCGGCCCCGGGTTCGTGACGAAGGAGAACGCGGCGCAGGTCGCTACCTACGCGGCACACGGAACCCGATGACCGGGCTGCTGCGCCGCCCCGAGGTTGGGGCGTTCGTCGCCGCGTTCGGGATCTTCCTGTATTTCTCGATCTCGACATCCGCCTTTCTGACACCGGCCGGCGTCGCAACCTGGCTGTATTCGTCGTCGCTGTTCGGGATCATGGCCGTCGCCGTGGCGCTCCTGATGATCGGCGGAGAGTTCGACCTCTCCGCGGGCGCGATGACGGGAACCACCGGCCTGATCGTCGGCATCGCGACGACGCAGTGGGGCATGAACGTGTGGCTCGCCCTCGTGCTCGCGCTGGCCGCCGCCCTCCTCGTCGGGGCATTCAACGCATGGCTCGTCACCTCGACCGGCCTGCCGAGTTTCATCGTGACCCTCGCAACCTTCTTCATCCTGCAGGGCCTGAACCTCGCCGTCACCAAACTGCTCACCGGAACCGTCGCGATCCAGGGCCTTGGAGCCGTCACCTGCTTCGACCAGGCCCGGGTGCTCTTCGGCTCCTCGTTCCCGCTGTTCGGCATGGACGTCAAGATCTCGATCGTCTGGTGGATCCTGCTGACCGCGCTCGCGACCTGGGTGCTGCTGCGCACCCGCTTCGGCAACTGGGTCTTCGCGGTCGGCGGCCAGGCCGCAAGCGCACGCCAGGTCGGCGTGCCCATGCGCCGGGTGAAGTTCGGGCTCTTCCTCACGACCGCAGGCGCCGCCTGGCTCGTCGGCATGCTCCAGCTCTTCGACGTGTCGACCGTGCAGGCAACGACGGGCATCGGCCAGGAATTCGTCTACATCATCTGCGCCGTCGTCGGCGGCTGCCTGCTCACCGGCGGGTTCGGCTCCGCGATCGGCGCGGCCCTCGGCGCCCTCATCTACGGCATGGCGCTCCAGGGCATCGTCTTCGCCCAGTGGGACAGCAACTGGCTCAAGGCCTTCCTCGGCGGCATGCTGCTGCTCGCGGTACTCGTCAACCTCTGGGTGCGCCGCCAGGCCGGTGAGCGCTCATGACCGCGGCGGGGCCCCTGGGCACGGCGGCGGATGCCCGGACGCCCCTTCTCGAGGTCCGCGGTCTCGGCAAGAGCTACGGTTCGGTGCGCGCACTGAGTGGGGTGACGGCCTCGATCGGAGCCGGCGAGGTGCTCTGCGTGCTCGGCGACAACGGCGCGGGCAAGTCCACACTCATCAAGGTTCTCGCCGGGGCGCACGGGCACACCGAAGGCACCCTCCTCGCTCACGGCGTCGAACAACACTTCGGGAGCCCTCGTGACGCGCTCTCCCTCGGCATCGCGACGGTCTACCAGGACCTGGCCCTCGTGCCGCTGCTCCCGGTCTGGCGCAACTTCTTCCTCGGAGCCGAGGAGACGGTCGGTCGCGGTCCATTCCGCCGCCTCGCCGTCGCCGCGATGCGGGCGACCACCCGGGACAGCCTCGCGACCCTGGGCATCACCCTCCGCGACGTCGACCAGCCGATCGGCACTCTCTCTGGCGGGGAACGCCAGGCCGTCGCGATCGCCCGCGCCGTGCACTTCGGCGCGAAACTCGTCATCCTCGACGAACCGACGTCCGCGCTCGGCGTCACCCAGGCCGGCCTCGTGCTGCGGTACATCGCGCGGGCCCGCGACCGCGGCAT
This genomic window contains:
- a CDS encoding EAL domain-containing protein; amino-acid sequence: MPGVGAELLARAFAATSTVSLITDAAQNILHVSAAFTAITGYSEDEIVGTNCRLLQGSGSSDAVRGSIRHALEAGDGFEGDILNYRKDGSPFWNGLSIVPLRDPAGVITHFVSVQRDINTRIALQEQLDFQAGHDAVTGLPNRFGFESYLQGRSTDAAPTGRPDRAGFGLIALEHVGQVRHSFGFSGADDVLAEFACRLKSRLRGGDYLASFSGDQFVVVLEGLCDDASPELAARLQRLHEVVETPFPVDDESVMLGMTMGITPFPARSSGPHVLRLASQALPGPGSDLSRPDSWWRLAPTGPIVEWDTTMAASDFRRGERSRVHRERLFAGGLSMYMQPIIRLFDGTLRRVEALARLTLADGTVVPPDSFVQQLSSNDLDELFRIGLNDALGWVARWEQDGLALDVSVNLAPSTLRHPRCTRWVANALRRHGLAPNRLSLELLETQELDAAASRSVLEELTGLGVGLALDDLGSGHSSLKRLAQLPFDSIKIDRGLLAGVATKPVETLSLIATLSQMGRDMGAAVVLEGIENAGLAEAASVLGASLGQGYYFARPMPAADVPSWAAGFGLPEGFHLPDQSGQLHTELGALAYHWQYTRWGSPHPFSIDDCPLTEFIADRVMAGSAPSLWHDVQHGLGGDDRASGLLLDWLVDASTGQTGGLRARA
- a CDS encoding aminodeoxychorismate lyase is translated as MSTADTNPVSTNTDASPTDGVDPRVLFMLDDPTQTGTDASALAASVRRADPADPQISVLDLAVTRGDGIFETLDAIDGFGQALEPHLARLANSARLLDLPAPCLDLYREGIRQGIAASTDPRLSVKLVLTRGIEGAGRCTGWVFVDPEPDFTEARTHGLKVVTLDRGYRHDVAQTSPWLLQGAKTLSYAVNKSVYREAERRGADDVIFISSDGFVLEGPTSTVVLQFGRHLVTPSTDQGILAGTAQAAFFEYAEANGLKTAYRTVTPDELHAADSVWLASSVRQIVPIVEIDGVARGFDAELHTAALDYLVSRRS
- a CDS encoding enolase C-terminal domain-like protein: MHEFGIGRAANVALSSLPDFSYQSDVSASAKYYAKDIIEPPVTALDGMVTVPTGPGLGYAVLPDWISENTISHEHYGVER
- a CDS encoding SIS domain-containing protein, whose protein sequence is MDPTALGTTLPRHWGRPVRDGDVIHVPIPSDNPAKTLAPVIVQALRAAVAETFAHLGEDDALVRAPARIVAARRRYVLGASKSFADATLFAWDLSAGLSQVLLIDEAAVRSIDVLSHVRPTDVLVVFSFRRYQRQSVLVAERFAAAGGTVIAVTDSPDAPVAAFATETVTVPTSSASYADSPTAVAVVIHLASTVSIASAKGARRSFAEREQLNQILNSYVE
- a CDS encoding sugar ABC transporter substrate-binding protein; the protein is MLHKTSLLAGLTALVLLPLALTGCSTNGSTVTGSDAASAGKTTIAVVTHGNPGDAFWDVVKSGAEQAGTDLGATVTYQGDGDPVRQSQLIDSAVATHPDGLIVSMANPEGVKASVEKAVAAGIPVITINSGLEESLAFGAQTHVGQSEYAAGQAAGERLAKAGATKVICVIHEAGNTGLEDRCRGAAAGLGSPVTNVQVDIANLADAQNTIKSTLLADPTIDGVLSLNPGIAVAASQAITDAGSHAQLATFDVSKDVTKLIEAGSILFAVDQQPYSQGYLPVVFLTLQKRNGDVVGGGQPVFSGPGFVTKENAAQVATYAAHGTR
- a CDS encoding ABC transporter permease, whose amino-acid sequence is MTGLLRRPEVGAFVAAFGIFLYFSISTSAFLTPAGVATWLYSSSLFGIMAVAVALLMIGGEFDLSAGAMTGTTGLIVGIATTQWGMNVWLALVLALAAALLVGAFNAWLVTSTGLPSFIVTLATFFILQGLNLAVTKLLTGTVAIQGLGAVTCFDQARVLFGSSFPLFGMDVKISIVWWILLTALATWVLLRTRFGNWVFAVGGQAASARQVGVPMRRVKFGLFLTTAGAAWLVGMLQLFDVSTVQATTGIGQEFVYIICAVVGGCLLTGGFGSAIGAALGALIYGMALQGIVFAQWDSNWLKAFLGGMLLLAVLVNLWVRRQAGERS
- a CDS encoding ATP-binding cassette domain-containing protein — encoded protein: MTAAGPLGTAADARTPLLEVRGLGKSYGSVRALSGVTASIGAGEVLCVLGDNGAGKSTLIKVLAGAHGHTEGTLLAHGVEQHFGSPRDALSLGIATVYQDLALVPLLPVWRNFFLGAEETVGRGPFRRLAVAAMRATTRDSLATLGITLRDVDQPIGTLSGGERQAVAIARAVHFGAKLVILDEPTSALGVTQAGLVLRYIARARDRGIGIVFITHNPNHAWAVGDRFLVLRHGTSLGEFPRDAITLEALTGLMAGGEELDALGPELGRAASAGDPL